From the Maioricimonas rarisocia genome, one window contains:
- a CDS encoding DUF368 domain-containing protein — MTGTTDSAERTDEATGFRIAGSDLAQTARGLLMGGADIIPGVSGGTVALILGIYERLVTSISHFDTTLVRQLGRKEWKAAAERINFRFLAFLGLGIGLGVAALGSLMHGLLEHYYQFTMAAFFGLIAASALLVARMVERWNAAAVVAIVLGALFAFWLVRQPALQQPPEGLGYVFICGMVAICAMILPGISGSFILLIMGKYHDITGIIKETLKLHITLESISTVAVFGAGCVLGLIGFSKCLRWLLARHESLTMSVLCGFMAGSLWKIWPFQRDVSPEGVTEFKHRVYEHIPLLDVPIDGRFWLTIAIAVVAGGLVLALDYFTAGHEHVPPLKEEEEEPVATQV; from the coding sequence ATGACCGGCACGACTGATTCAGCCGAACGGACCGATGAAGCGACCGGATTCCGGATCGCGGGCAGTGATCTCGCGCAGACGGCCCGCGGCCTCCTGATGGGGGGGGCCGACATCATCCCCGGCGTCTCGGGGGGGACTGTCGCACTGATCCTCGGCATCTACGAACGGCTGGTCACGTCCATCAGCCATTTCGATACGACTCTCGTTCGACAGCTGGGCCGGAAGGAGTGGAAGGCAGCCGCCGAACGGATCAATTTCCGTTTTCTCGCCTTCCTCGGCCTCGGCATCGGCCTGGGCGTTGCCGCGCTGGGCAGCCTGATGCATGGGCTGCTCGAACACTATTACCAGTTCACCATGGCGGCGTTCTTCGGGCTGATCGCGGCCTCGGCCCTGCTGGTCGCCCGCATGGTCGAGCGATGGAACGCGGCTGCGGTGGTGGCCATTGTTCTCGGGGCGCTGTTCGCGTTCTGGCTGGTCCGGCAGCCCGCCCTGCAGCAGCCTCCGGAAGGCCTGGGGTACGTGTTCATCTGCGGCATGGTGGCCATCTGCGCGATGATCCTGCCGGGCATCAGCGGATCGTTCATCCTGCTGATCATGGGGAAGTACCACGACATCACCGGCATCATCAAGGAGACGCTGAAGCTGCACATCACGCTGGAATCGATCTCGACGGTGGCGGTCTTCGGTGCCGGCTGCGTGCTCGGGCTGATCGGCTTCAGCAAGTGCCTGCGGTGGCTGCTGGCCCGCCACGAGTCGCTGACGATGTCGGTGCTGTGCGGATTCATGGCCGGATCGCTCTGGAAGATCTGGCCGTTCCAGCGCGACGTCTCTCCTGAGGGAGTGACCGAGTTCAAGCACCGCGTCTACGAGCACATCCCGCTGTTGGACGTCCCGATCGATGGACGCTTCTGGCTGACGATCGCCATCGCAGTCGTTGCCGGCGGACTCGTCCTGGCGCTCGATTACTTCACGGCAGGACACGAGCACGTGCCGCCGCTCAAGGAAGAGGAAGAAGAGCCGGTCGCCACGCAGGTGTGA
- a CDS encoding neutral/alkaline non-lysosomal ceramidase N-terminal domain-containing protein has translation MQTSVHSSVWGLVMLLSVAAMPARAELKVGAAAVDITPQIGTPMAGYYNLRASEGVHDPLHAKVIVLDAGVQRAALIGLDLISTTQWMTDESRRLIEEQTGIPGDHVMLTATHAHTGPILSKSSRRYDVFGATNDLAVQYMSRLPDKIAEGVRTAVERLEPATVSTASGVEEQLAFNRRFFMTDGSVGWNPGKLNPRIVREAGPVDPEVPVVYFADADGNPLATYVNYAMHLDTVGGTQFSADAPATLAGLLAAVKGDSMVTLFTPGCCGDVNHVNVRSSLPQKGPEEAARIGTHLAANVLRSYERLEPVASTPLRIRREVVELPLPEVSDADFAAAEETLRRFKDPGEGRRPPFREVVNAFKVVDVVEREGRPFEVEVQTIALGDSIAWVSLPGEIFTELGITIKQGSPFDRTIVAELSNGSIGYIPNREAYPQGEYEVISARCAAGSGEILVDTALDSLRELYAEHAAQIAAEK, from the coding sequence ATGCAAACGAGCGTGCATTCTAGCGTGTGGGGACTGGTCATGCTGCTGAGCGTGGCCGCCATGCCCGCCAGAGCTGAATTGAAGGTCGGGGCCGCGGCAGTCGACATCACGCCGCAGATCGGTACGCCGATGGCCGGCTACTACAACCTGCGTGCTTCTGAGGGCGTGCATGATCCACTGCATGCCAAAGTGATCGTGCTCGACGCTGGCGTGCAGCGGGCGGCGCTGATTGGACTGGATCTGATCAGTACGACGCAGTGGATGACGGACGAGTCGCGGCGGCTCATCGAAGAGCAGACGGGGATTCCGGGCGATCACGTGATGCTCACCGCCACGCACGCTCACACCGGGCCGATCCTCAGCAAGTCCAGCCGTCGCTACGACGTCTTCGGCGCCACCAACGATCTGGCCGTGCAGTACATGTCGCGGCTTCCCGACAAGATTGCCGAAGGTGTCCGGACGGCCGTCGAGCGTCTCGAGCCGGCAACCGTTTCGACGGCGAGCGGCGTGGAGGAGCAGCTTGCCTTTAACCGGCGGTTCTTTATGACGGACGGTTCTGTCGGCTGGAATCCCGGCAAGCTCAACCCGCGGATCGTGCGCGAAGCCGGACCGGTCGACCCGGAAGTGCCTGTCGTCTACTTCGCCGATGCCGACGGCAACCCACTGGCGACGTACGTCAATTACGCGATGCACCTGGATACGGTCGGCGGCACGCAGTTTTCGGCCGATGCTCCCGCCACGCTTGCCGGGTTGCTGGCGGCGGTGAAGGGGGACAGCATGGTGACGCTATTCACCCCCGGCTGCTGCGGCGACGTGAACCACGTCAACGTCCGCAGTTCGCTGCCGCAGAAAGGACCTGAAGAAGCCGCGCGAATCGGAACGCATCTCGCCGCCAACGTGCTGCGAAGCTACGAACGTCTCGAGCCGGTCGCGTCGACGCCGCTGCGGATTCGCCGGGAAGTTGTCGAACTGCCGCTGCCCGAGGTGAGCGATGCCGATTTCGCTGCCGCCGAGGAGACGCTGCGTCGCTTCAAGGACCCTGGGGAAGGTCGCCGTCCGCCGTTTCGCGAGGTCGTCAACGCCTTCAAGGTTGTCGATGTGGTCGAGCGCGAAGGACGTCCGTTCGAGGTCGAGGTGCAGACGATCGCACTCGGAGATTCGATCGCATGGGTCAGTCTGCCGGGCGAGATCTTCACCGAGCTGGGGATAACGATCAAACAGGGCTCCCCGTTCGATCGGACGATCGTGGCGGAGCTGTCCAACGGCAGCATCGGTTACATTCCGAATCGCGAGGCGTATCCGCAGGGCGAATACGAGGTCATCAGCGCCCGTTGTGCGGCCGGCTCGGGCGAAATCCTCGTCGATACGGCTCTGGACTCGCTTCGCGAGCTGTACGCCGAGCACGCCGCCCAGATCGCCGCAGAAAAATAG
- a CDS encoding M42 family metallopeptidase has protein sequence MTSSPDCNQPAGQAEALLAHLRRLTDLDAPTGFEEPVLRYMSEQLGSFCEQVEHDVRGNVYASLAGTTADALRIMITAHADEIGFLVTSVLADGFLRFTRLGHPTEMVLPGQRVRVHTASGSLEGVIGVKPGHVLAASEARTVPPVSEQYIDIGATSQAEAVEWGIEPGTPVTFHGPLTATAHPQRYFGKAVDNRAGCACLLELAKRLRQKRPEAHLEFVVVVEEEIGLRGAEVATRRVQPDVVIAIDTVPSGGTPDLRPDELPWQIGGGPLLKVRETKGLSTHGPLRNLFRRVADEQGIPYQLIVDTAGITDATSAQQASGDVAAMTIGLARRYSHSAAELFDLRDVSAIVDLIAHTCGAIASRDQLLRT, from the coding sequence ATGACTTCCTCTCCGGATTGCAACCAGCCTGCCGGGCAAGCCGAGGCGCTGCTGGCCCATTTAAGGCGACTGACGGACCTCGATGCTCCCACCGGTTTCGAAGAGCCGGTCCTGCGATACATGTCCGAACAGCTTGGAAGCTTCTGCGAACAGGTCGAGCACGACGTGCGGGGCAACGTTTACGCGTCACTGGCCGGCACAACCGCCGACGCACTGCGGATCATGATCACCGCCCACGCGGACGAGATCGGCTTTCTGGTGACGTCGGTGCTCGCCGACGGCTTTCTGCGGTTTACCCGCCTGGGTCACCCCACCGAAATGGTGCTCCCCGGTCAGAGAGTCCGGGTCCACACCGCCAGTGGATCGCTCGAGGGAGTCATCGGCGTCAAACCGGGACACGTCCTGGCGGCGTCGGAAGCACGGACCGTTCCCCCGGTCTCAGAGCAGTACATCGACATCGGGGCCACATCACAGGCCGAAGCAGTCGAGTGGGGGATCGAGCCGGGGACGCCGGTCACGTTTCACGGACCGCTGACAGCGACGGCCCATCCCCAACGGTACTTCGGGAAGGCAGTCGACAACCGGGCCGGCTGCGCGTGCCTGCTCGAACTGGCCAAGCGTCTTCGGCAGAAGCGTCCCGAGGCACACCTCGAGTTCGTTGTCGTGGTCGAAGAGGAAATCGGCCTGCGCGGAGCTGAAGTGGCCACGCGACGCGTTCAGCCGGATGTCGTCATCGCGATCGACACCGTTCCGTCGGGCGGCACCCCCGACTTGCGACCAGATGAACTCCCCTGGCAGATCGGCGGGGGTCCGCTGCTGAAGGTCCGCGAGACCAAGGGACTCTCGACGCACGGCCCGCTTCGCAACCTGTTCCGCCGCGTTGCCGACGAGCAGGGGATTCCCTACCAGCTGATCGTCGACACCGCCGGGATCACCGATGCGACGTCGGCCCAGCAGGCGTCCGGCGACGTCGCCGCCATGACGATCGGCCTGGCGCGACGCTATTCCCACTCGGCGGCCGAGCTGTTCGATCTGCGGGACGTGTCCGCGATCGTCGATCTGATCGCCCACACCTGCGGGGCGATTGCGTCGCGCGATCAGCTGCTGCGAACGTAG
- a CDS encoding YggS family pyridoxal phosphate-dependent enzyme: MSNLLSTLSANLAAVRDRIAAAADRSNRDPDEVVLVAVTKYAELDWVRGLIDLGVTQLGESRPQQLVSRSESLAGPVTWHLIGHLQRNKVRPVLPVATLIHSVDSFRLLDRIETIAEELGVAPRVLLEVNVTREESKNGFVPSDLLGHSDRLTGYRHLVVDGLMTMAPRVDDPELARPAFASLRQLRETLAAATGPNVPLGELSMGMSGDFEIAVEEGATLVRIGSGLFAGLASDEARP, from the coding sequence ATGTCGAACCTGCTGTCGACACTTTCGGCGAATCTGGCTGCGGTTCGGGACCGCATTGCGGCGGCCGCCGATCGCTCCAATCGCGATCCGGATGAGGTCGTCCTCGTTGCGGTCACGAAGTATGCCGAACTCGACTGGGTTCGGGGTCTGATCGATCTGGGCGTCACGCAGCTGGGCGAGAGTCGTCCGCAGCAGCTCGTCTCCCGGTCGGAATCGCTGGCGGGGCCGGTGACCTGGCACCTGATCGGGCACCTGCAGCGCAACAAGGTTCGACCGGTTCTCCCCGTCGCGACGTTGATTCATTCGGTCGATTCGTTTCGGCTGCTGGATCGCATCGAAACGATTGCGGAGGAACTGGGTGTTGCGCCACGCGTTCTGCTCGAAGTGAACGTGACGAGAGAAGAATCGAAAAACGGCTTCGTCCCTTCCGATCTGCTCGGGCATTCGGACCGGCTGACCGGATATCGGCATCTCGTCGTCGACGGCCTGATGACCATGGCACCGCGCGTGGACGACCCTGAACTGGCCCGGCCGGCATTTGCTTCGTTGCGTCAGCTGCGGGAGACGCTGGCGGCTGCCACTGGTCCGAACGTTCCACTTGGCGAACTGTCGATGGGGATGAGCGGGGACTTCGAGATCGCCGTCGAGGAAGGAGCGACGCTGGTGCGGATCGGCAGCGGTCTGTTCGCAGGGCTCGCGTCCGATGAGGCGCGTCCGTGA
- a CDS encoding STAS domain-containing protein produces MAERKNTHGLTLQTVQGVTIVDIGDMEIWDGADLSLIRDTLTNLVKKDRCRSIGIQMQCVKYIPSGFFGMLYDWFEQGISVRLYDPQPRVSNMLWFRKFFVPQSDECFLLHTGEPLVEGEEWDQFPESTEVSVEMLEHLTVEHVR; encoded by the coding sequence ATGGCGGAACGAAAAAACACGCACGGCCTGACGTTGCAGACGGTACAGGGAGTGACCATCGTTGACATCGGAGATATGGAGATCTGGGACGGCGCCGATCTGTCGCTGATCCGGGACACGCTGACCAATCTGGTCAAGAAGGATCGCTGCCGCTCGATCGGCATCCAGATGCAATGCGTCAAGTACATCCCGAGCGGCTTCTTCGGAATGCTTTACGACTGGTTCGAGCAGGGCATCAGCGTGCGGCTCTACGATCCGCAGCCGCGCGTCTCCAACATGCTCTGGTTCCGGAAGTTCTTTGTGCCGCAGTCGGACGAATGCTTCCTGCTGCACACCGGCGAGCCGCTCGTCGAAGGCGAAGAATGGGATCAGTTTCCCGAATCGACCGAAGTCTCGGTCGAGATGCTGGAACACCTGACGGTCGAACACGTCCGCTGA
- a CDS encoding DUF167 domain-containing protein, with the protein MSLDLRHDGGDVLLPVQARPGAKRNECGGVHDGRLKVAVTQAPEKGKANREIARLLVKSLGLRRSQIALEEGETTSRKLFRVRDIDESELRRRVDQLGAD; encoded by the coding sequence GTGAGCCTCGACCTGCGTCACGATGGCGGTGACGTTCTGCTGCCGGTTCAGGCCCGCCCCGGTGCAAAGCGGAACGAATGCGGCGGCGTTCACGACGGCCGGCTCAAGGTGGCCGTCACCCAGGCCCCCGAGAAGGGGAAAGCGAACCGGGAGATCGCCCGATTGCTGGTGAAAAGTTTGGGGCTCCGCCGCTCTCAGATCGCCCTCGAAGAGGGGGAGACGACGTCCCGCAAGCTGTTCCGGGTGCGTGACATCGACGAGTCCGAGTTGCGTCGGCGCGTGGATCAGCTCGGCGCTGACTGA
- the rpsR gene encoding 30S ribosomal protein S18, whose translation MSSLSKADIRKLRKKRARLKKKLKCRFCPDGVIPRPVYVDYKDVKTLKTLVDREGRILPRRRTGTSAIYQRAVRKAVLRARFIGLMPYVSED comes from the coding sequence ATGTCATCTCTGTCGAAGGCGGATATTCGGAAACTGCGGAAGAAGCGCGCCCGGCTCAAGAAGAAGCTGAAGTGCCGTTTCTGCCCGGACGGTGTCATTCCGCGTCCGGTGTACGTGGATTACAAGGACGTGAAGACGCTCAAGACGCTGGTCGACCGCGAAGGTCGCATCCTCCCGCGTCGCCGCACCGGCACGTCAGCGATCTACCAGCGGGCTGTCCGTAAGGCGGTGCTTCGGGCCCGCTTTATCGGCCTGATGCCGTACGTCTCGGAAGACTGA
- a CDS encoding VWA domain-containing protein, whose amino-acid sequence MATFEYSRWDGSEEFTPQSADQIFDELSEYMMNYGDQVLPNLDDWEGEHPDIVDMLVKRGYVEKDRDGKYVVTPKGVRRVENRALEALFDVRNKGTLGRHDTEFRGAGQTIHEESKPYTYGDPVSNLNMQETLRNALHRQGGGKPIRVTEDDLVIYDTEYQTSCATVVLLDMSGSMMRYGKFGAAKQVAMAMQSLVRSKYQQDWLQVVGFYTYASPLSERELLYSAPKPVSIFDPRVHLRISLDHPPKFVPEHFTNIHAGLQFARRLLARQSTPNRQIIVITDGEPTAHIEGRDIVLIYPPSPKTTRITLSEAKRCAEEGIHISSFALIEDYFYLELANFVEQMAQVSGGISATCNAQDMGNMVIESFVGGRRNRRRA is encoded by the coding sequence ATGGCCACATTCGAATACTCTCGCTGGGACGGTTCCGAAGAATTCACGCCGCAGTCGGCGGACCAGATCTTCGACGAACTCTCCGAGTACATGATGAACTACGGCGATCAGGTGCTCCCCAACCTCGATGATTGGGAAGGAGAGCATCCGGACATCGTCGACATGCTGGTCAAGCGGGGTTACGTCGAGAAGGACCGGGACGGAAAGTACGTCGTCACGCCCAAGGGAGTTCGCCGCGTCGAGAATCGGGCGCTCGAAGCGCTGTTCGACGTACGCAACAAGGGAACGCTGGGCCGGCATGACACCGAGTTTCGCGGTGCCGGACAGACGATTCACGAAGAGTCGAAGCCGTACACCTACGGCGATCCGGTCAGCAATCTCAATATGCAGGAGACACTTCGTAACGCGCTGCATCGGCAGGGTGGGGGAAAACCGATCCGCGTGACCGAAGACGACCTGGTCATTTACGACACCGAGTACCAGACGTCATGTGCGACGGTCGTTCTGCTCGACATGTCCGGCAGCATGATGCGATACGGCAAGTTCGGAGCCGCCAAGCAGGTCGCCATGGCGATGCAGTCGCTGGTTCGTTCGAAGTATCAGCAGGACTGGCTGCAGGTCGTGGGCTTCTATACGTATGCGTCGCCACTTTCCGAACGCGAACTGCTGTATTCGGCCCCGAAGCCGGTGAGCATCTTCGACCCTCGGGTTCACCTGCGAATCAGTCTCGATCATCCACCGAAGTTCGTGCCCGAACACTTCACGAACATCCACGCGGGACTGCAGTTTGCCCGGCGACTGCTGGCCCGCCAGTCGACGCCGAACCGCCAGATCATCGTCATTACCGACGGTGAACCGACGGCTCACATCGAGGGCCGCGACATCGTCCTCATCTATCCGCCGTCCCCGAAGACGACGCGGATCACGCTCAGCGAAGCGAAGCGGTGTGCCGAAGAAGGCATCCACATCTCCAGCTTCGCTTTGATCGAAGACTACTTCTACCTGGAGCTGGCGAACTTCGTCGAGCAGATGGCGCAGGTCTCTGGCGGCATCAGCGCGACCTGCAATGCCCAGGACATGGGGAACATGGTGATCGAAAGCTTCGTCGGTGGCCGGCGCAATCGGCGCCGGGCGTAA